The genomic DNA CTGCCATCTTGCGAGGGGACAATAGCATCCCGGCGTGTACCGGTATTGGTAATGCGACGGTCGCATCGCGTTCCACTTCGCCAGGTTATCGGAGTAGTCGTCGGCTACCGCCCGGACGATGGGAATGGATAAGAGAAGCCAAGCCCAAATCGGATGCGACGAAAGCGGGAACATGCGCATGGTCCGGATCTCCATGAATCGGGTGCGGAAAAGAAGACAGCAATTTCCAGGCCCGTATGATCATTCAAGAACGGGATGCGGATTCCTTAATATCAAAGGAATCGGGTCCGGGGATGGCGGCGAAAGGGCCGGAACGCCAGCCCCCAACCGGTCAATCCTTGCCAGGCATCGCTTCGATGCGGGCCCGGTAGGATCCGGGAGCAAGACGCGCGGGTATCCGTCCTCGGGATTGCCCCACGTCCAGCCGATAACGGCCGACTTCCCGGCCACCGAGGTCGAAGATAACCAGATCGACCGCCGACGCGAGCGGGACCCTGGTCGACCAGAACGACGTGCCGCCCGCCAAGGACAGGCGCACGTCAGGTTCGGAAAGGGCGGGAGCGACGAAGCGGATCGGGGAAGAACCTTTCGCGACAAGGATCACGTTATCTATATGCAAGGTTGACGCCACGTCCCCGACGTTGAATTGGATCATGCCCGTGGCCCCCGCGGTTACGGTCGTCAGGGCGGTCAGCTCCACCTGGTAATTGGCCTTGGCCGCGGTCACGCTGACGTTATTCCCGCTCTGCCAAACCCAATCGCTTGTGGTCAGGCCCACCTGGAGGTCGCGGGGCGAATTGGCCCAGGCGTCGAAGGAAACCACGTAGGTTGCGCCGGCTTGCAATGGGAAGCCGCCCTGCATCAATTGGACGAACCAGTTCTGCCTACCGGCGGCCGGGATGGTGATATCAGCCTGGCCCGCGGCGTAGGAGATGGTTCCGGAAGCGCCGCTATCGGTATGTACGTTGAATGTCCAATTCGCGTCCGATGTGAAATCGCCGTTCTTAAGCATGTTGGCTCCCGCCGCGGGGCGGAAGTTGGCGAGGATGGCGCGATCTTTCATGGCCTTCACCTTGATCGGGTTCACCGTCGCCGCCGCGACCGTGTCCCCGCCCCAGCCTGCGAATTCATAGCCGGCGTCGGCCGTGGCGGTGATCGTAACCGTGGCGCCGGTATCCACGCGTCCCACCGGCGTCGCCGCCACCTTGCCGCCCGCCGTGGCCGAGGCCACCACGGAAAGCTTGCCATCCGAAACGCCGTCGAATTTGACGTCGGCGACGTGGGCACGGGCGAACTTGGCCAAGGAAGGCGAAGCGGTCGCGAAACCTTTCAGCCAGGTATCGCCGGCATCGGGCTGGTATTGCCAGAACATGCCTCCCGCATAGCCGTTCTTGTAAAGGTTTTCCAGCAAGGTATCGACCGATTCGGCATCCTGCATTTTACTTGTGGATGCCGTACTCGGGCTCCAGCTGGAAGAGGCGAACTCCCCCACCACCAATGGCTTATCGACGCCCCAGGCGGCCGCGCCCTTGTGGAAAGGGCTGTTGCCCGTGCCGTTCCAGCCGTAGTAATGGACCATATAGAAGTCGAGGACGCCGTCGGCATCGCCGCCCGCGGCCTTGAGGGCATCATCCGTATACCATCCCAGATAGGAAGCCTGGACCGTCCCGGTGGAAACGAGCACGCCCGGAATGGCGCGGTGGATGGCCCCGGCGATGCGGTTGGTGAATTTCTGGACGTCGGCCTTGGCGATGCGCTGGCTGGTCCAGCCTATGCTTTCCACCATGCCCTCGGGCTCGTTGGCCACTTCCCAGCAAAGCAGATTGGGATCCTTGCCGATGGCCGTAACCAGGGGTACCACGGCATTATCGATGTAAGCCTTCAAGCCGGCATCCGTGGCCAGCAATTTCTTGTTGTTGTCGAGGTTGACTCCCGACTGGCCGCTTTGCAGGAAATTGTGGGTCAGCAAGGTAGGTACGATCATCATCTTGTTCGTCTTGGCGATGGCGAGCATCTGCTGGACGTTGGCGATGGTTTTGGAACCCAGACCGCTCACCAAGCCATCGGCCCCGAACACCGGATCCTTCGATCCGTTGGTCGAAAGCCATACCCGCATGGTATTGCCCCCGGAATCGGCCACCGCTTTCATGGCGGCCTGGAAGGCCGTGGCGTTCAGAGGCGCATCCCCCACGTCCCCGGCGAAATTGATCCATGCGAGGTTGAATCCCGCTACGAAAATCTTCTCGCCGGACGGCAGGGTGACGCGGTCCGAAAACGGCATGGCCTGGACCGAGGGGGCGAGTCCAAGAAAAAACGCTACGGAGATCACGGACAGGGCGCAAATGCTTTTACGCAACCGGATCGGATCGGTGGATCTATGGGCCTGCATGGAATCTCCTGGAACTGTCCGGGGGGTGGGCATTGCCTCATTTCAGAGGGAAAAACCGGGTTAGGGGTTCAAAAGGGAAGCGGGAATATCGCATTTATCGGTCAAAACCCGCTCTCGCCGTATTGACGGGCGGGCAATGCCGATTTCAGTTCCTACGCCGCAATAACCGAAAATCCCCCTTGCGGCGGATGCATGCGATCTGTATATTTATCCAACTTAAATGTTGGGTATTAACCCGGAGGTACTATGCTTCGCATCGCCGTTTTCGTTTTCGCCGTCGCCGCCCTAGGGGGATTGGTCCTGGCCGTTCGCCATTTCAAAGGACAGGACCGCCCGTGGCCCCTGGCCATCCTGCACGGCCTCTTGGGAGCCGCGGGCCTGATCCTGCTGCTCTTGCCGGTATTGACGGGCGGGGTTCCCGCCCTCGCGAAGACGGCCCTCGCGCTCTTCGTGGCCGCTGCCCTGGGCGGGTTCACCCTCTTCGCCTTCCACCTTCAGAAGAAGCCCCTGCCCTCCTTGGTGGTCATCATCCACGCGGGCGTGGCCGTAATCGCCTTCATTCTCCTGGCGACGGCGGTCTTCACCTAACCGCGCCGCGGTTCGCGTGGATCCGGATCATGAACTCGCCAATCGCATATAAGAACGGATCCTTACGAGCCTTCGGCCATCCCATGCACGTCCTGCTCGTGCATTTCCCCTTGGGATTGTGGCCGCTCGTCTTCCCGCTGGAAGTGGCGGGATGCTTCGGCTGGACCCTGGCATGGCGCCTGGCCTTCTGGATCAACGCCTTCGGGGTCCTGGCCGCTTTGCCTACGGCGGCCACGGGCCTGATCGATCTGGTGGGGCTGAAGCGGGGTCCCGCGGCGGAACGGACGGCGAATTTGCATATGCTGGCCATGCTCAGCGCCGCGGCGCTGTTCGGCGGCGAGCTTTGTTTCCATTCTCCCGGCGCGGCGATTCCCCTCCCCAGGGCATTTGTTAATTTGGGATTGACCCTGCTTGGAAGCGCCGTTCTCTCCTGGGGAGGATGGTTGGGGGGCGAGCTGATCCTCCGCCATGGGGCGGGGCGCAGCGACGAAGGGCCGAGTGGACGCGAAGAAACCGAAATTCGAGGATGACAT from Fibrobacterota bacterium includes the following:
- a CDS encoding cellulase family glycosylhydrolase, which codes for MQAHRSTDPIRLRKSICALSVISVAFFLGLAPSVQAMPFSDRVTLPSGEKIFVAGFNLAWINFAGDVGDAPLNATAFQAAMKAVADSGGNTMRVWLSTNGSKDPVFGADGLVSGLGSKTIANVQQMLAIAKTNKMMIVPTLLTHNFLQSGQSGVNLDNNKKLLATDAGLKAYIDNAVVPLVTAIGKDPNLLCWEVANEPEGMVESIGWTSQRIAKADVQKFTNRIAGAIHRAIPGVLVSTGTVQASYLGWYTDDALKAAGGDADGVLDFYMVHYYGWNGTGNSPFHKGAAAWGVDKPLVVGEFASSSWSPSTASTSKMQDAESVDTLLENLYKNGYAGGMFWQYQPDAGDTWLKGFATASPSLAKFARAHVADVKFDGVSDGKLSVVASATAGGKVAATPVGRVDTGATVTITATADAGYEFAGWGGDTVAAATVNPIKVKAMKDRAILANFRPAAGANMLKNGDFTSDANWTFNVHTDSGASGTISYAAGQADITIPAAGRQNWFVQLMQGGFPLQAGATYVVSFDAWANSPRDLQVGLTTSDWVWQSGNNVSVTAAKANYQVELTALTTVTAGATGMIQFNVGDVASTLHIDNVILVAKGSSPIRFVAPALSEPDVRLSLAGGTSFWSTRVPLASAVDLVIFDLGGREVGRYRLDVGQSRGRIPARLAPGSYRARIEAMPGKD
- a CDS encoding DUF2231 domain-containing protein produces the protein MNSPIAYKNGSLRAFGHPMHVLLVHFPLGLWPLVFPLEVAGCFGWTLAWRLAFWINAFGVLAALPTAATGLIDLVGLKRGPAAERTANLHMLAMLSAAALFGGELCFHSPGAAIPLPRAFVNLGLTLLGSAVLSWGGWLGGELILRHGAGRSDEGPSGREETEIRG